The nucleotide sequence TATGCAAATCCAACCCCTTGCAAATGTTATTCTCTGTAAGTATTAAATTAAAGACTATAtcaaatacaaaaattaaagaaaaaaccATATACGTAATACCTTATCATACCTTAGTGTCATCGTTGGTGACGGcgtcaccatcatcatcatcataatcttATCATCATCAATTAAGCGCAAAAACTCTCAAGATCCctaaataaaattgaaaatttaatCATCTTAACAAACATGCAATAGAAACAGATCTATAATGACAAAATAATTGATGAAAATAAGATGTGTATAACTAATATATCGAGTATTTGTCATCTATTAATTCAGTTATAAAAAAAGATTGACTCgaaaatatcatcatcatcatcataagcTCAACACCAGACCACCAAATCGTATGAAACCCTAGTAGTCAGATCTGGAAAATAAATCTAAAAACAAAATCATCTCAAACAACATCAATGTTCAAAACCCTAAATATGAAACTATCGGTCAATTATTTTGACGATAGAAAGACAAAATCTATTACGCAAAAAAAGATATGAATATTCTCTTAATATCAGAATCCTACCTTGATGGAGACGACATTGATGTGTAAGAGTAGTAAATAGATCGAATAGCAAGAAACCCTAGCAAAAAACGATTGAATATCAAAATCAGTTAACAATGAAAACATAGATTTAGAAATTGGAATGATAAAATCAGTATATTTAATCGAAAACATTGATAATCTAACCTTGAATTCGAGCGTTGATATGAAGATCTATGAAGATCCGTAAAGAGCTGAGCGTTGATTACTTGGATCTTGGATTGTTTGATTGGaaaaaaatgatgaaaacccTAATCGCTGGATTGAAGGATGAAGAAACCCTAGAGCTGCTGAAGAAGAACGATGTTCGAAGAGTATGAGAGAagaatgattagggtttaatATGGACCGAAAATGAGGACCCGAATAGAGTAAGTGGATCCCGTGTCGGGTTATTCAAGGGAAATGaggaaaatgaagtttttggcgggaaaatgagaTTTAGAGGCCCTAGGAGGTGGACATGTGTCCCCTAATTAAGGCTTTTATTAGGTTGTATAGATTTCACATTTTTATTGAAAATAACAAATATCTTTATCTTTTGACTGTGCAAAAAATGTCATGCCACCAACATGCTTTGGTAGTCAGCACATTCTCTATTTTCTCTGGCGATTTAAGTAACCCCTCTAAGTATATAAAACCATTTATATGTAATGTCTCAACATTCCAATTAAAACCAAAAGGTAATATTTCAATTAGACGAACAACTACAACTTGTTTCTTTATGTAATTGTGTATCTTCATTTTCATAGTAATTGAATTAGTGATTAAAAGGAAGAAAAAAAAGTTGAATAAACCTATTTATCAAATAGGAAGAAAAAAAGTTGTAAAAAGAGAGATGCACATTGGCCATGTATTGCTGCATGGAATACAACGAAAGATCATTAGAATTTATAAACCAACAACTCAATCATAttgtttaaaaattaaaaaaatgacaATAATGAAGAACATTAGTATACCACAACATTTGAAAGATGAATAAGACCTCCAGGTTTTAACCGGCGGTCATTGGCAAGTTAATGTTACTGAAGGTCTTCTTGTTTCTCGCCTTCCATCTCTACCACAAAGTAGAAAACAACACGACATCAACCACCTTTTTCCATCTTTTTGACCCAGCTTATTTCCGCCCAATTTTAATCATCTCCGCCGTAGATTCAAACAAAGCCTGAAACGGGAGTTTAATCCATACTAAAACGTTCCACCAAATCACTTTCGCCAGAATGCTttatgaagacaattacaaatatatatatatatatatatatatgtatataggataaggatcattacagaacactaattattgcgagaacaaaaagaacaactctaaatcactaaattttgggatttaaggttcatatttcttaaattttatttttcttacattcatatgtgtattatatatacataaaaaacatatttttccctacacatagtctacatacatgtagataatttagcctacacataacccacatgtgtgtaggttatttaaaaactgaagatTTTTCATATTATATAATACTCTAATTTCTAACATTATTGTGCAATAAGAGTTGTAACTTGTGTTTAATGAGTTGTATATGCTTTATGTTATTGTACAATAGCTCTTCAATATGTTCTGAGACATGCAGATACAAAGGGAAAGGGAGGAAAGAGAGAGAGCAGCAAGAGAGAGAAACAGAGATGCAGAACGGCGAGTCACCAACGACCGGCTCCAAACGCATGCTCGCCTCCCACTTACAGAATAGAAGTCGTCAAGTCTAGGGTTTTCCGGTGAAAATTCGAGGGTTCAGAGGTGGTAGTGGCGAGTTCCGACTGAAGTAGTGGCGAACCTTTGCGAACGGAGGCTATAGAGGAAAACGAACAGAGCCTTGTGAGTTGGGTAAATCTTTTGCAATCAATCAAGTGACACGAGGTATTCTTCTTACTTGAAATCCTAAACTTTTTGGTTCGTTTTTGTGTTTGCACCCGTAGGATAGGTTAGGGTTTTCCCAATAATCGGACTGAAGCGTGGTGTTGTGGTTGATTGATTAGTTTTCCCATTTTATGAACGGTTTGTTACATGATCTTGAAGCTaacttgaaaaataaaaaagatggGGAAATTACAGAAGAGCCCTCGAAGGCGTTAGAAAGCGATGACGATCAGTGGGGAAAGTGGGTGAAGAAGAAGATGCAGACAAGGATACAAGTAACGAGAATGTCTACAGTGACATGCAGTTGAAACTAGAGTTAAGGGATAGAGTCGATAATCTATTTAAGTTCTTTCATAAATTAACTAATTTAAAGGGCAATAAAGGAATTAAAGAAATGGCATCGAGCTTGGAAAATAGCATCGGTGATAATGACCCATATTCCAGAAAGGGATTACTTTATAAGCTTTTAACAAGAATCCTGAGCAAATACGATGTACCTGGTTTGGAATATCATTCGTCTACCATTGGTCGCCTTTTTAAAAGCGGGTTTAGATGGTTTGGTTTGGGTCAGCTACGCAAATGATCATACTTTATGCATCTTAATTGTATGAATTGTCGTATATCAATTATTTAGATACTGAATATTTATTTTAGATTGGGCAGGCAAAACCAAATCTCTCTGATCAAAATGTTATACTGGTGTTTGTTGTGGGAGGCATGAATGGCATTGAGGTACTTATTTATCCACTTGTATCTTCTGTCTCTGTTAATAGTTGAATGCAGATATTTACATGAATAACGCATTTGCACCTCACAATTATGACCTAGGGTTGATTTGTATAATATTTTATAGCTAGACGGGTTTACTTGAGCCACCCAAATTATacaacgggtcaaaatgggtcacTCCTATAAAGCTAGCTAGATGGGTCACTACTATAAAAGCTGGCTAACTTAGAATGTGGTAAAATGGACCAACACCACCCATCGTCAATGTATCTTGCCACCACCTACTGGCGGCAACTGACATGACAGCCGTCACCGTAATCTCCACTACCGCCCTTGCCAAGTAGTCGTCACTACATGTGAACCCACTTTACCAGAAGCTGTTTAGACCTAAACCCAATTTGACCTATCAGCTTACCTAACCCGACCGTTTTTGGGGACATTGCtgctttttatttatttatttaatttttttttgtctgATCATGTAACCCTGTTCTGTATTGAAGGTACTTGAAGCTCAAGAGGCATTATCTGAAAGCGGAAGAGTGGATGTAGAAGTTGTTCTTGGCGGAACGACCTTTTTAACTCTGCCGATATGCTTGATAAGGAGAGTGGTCCCTCTAGATGGGAGATTTGAGCACGTAGTTCTCTTTTGCACTTCTACTCCCGACCACGCCATCATTTGGATAGACAGGGAAGTCAAAAGGGCTTTAGATGTAAGTTTTCCTTTCTAATCGTATTAGTTAAATTTAAATCATCATGCTCTATGAAAATCATTAATCGTTACGGTTGACTTACCAGAGTCCATATAATTTAGTAGAAAGTCATTTTTACTATGTATTCAATATTCCCTCTGGCctaatattaaatttgtaacaCATTCTTTGGAAAGTTAGTCATTAAATCATTTATTTTTATTACAAAGAATTAGTGTTGTGTTACTGGATTGAGATTATCAAAAGATTCATATATCTTATCTTGATTAAAGGGTATTTCAGATATATTAcaaatttagtcattttacaagATAGTCAGCTATTTTACCTTTTTAACACATACTTTTTCAAAGAGTAAAccgccaaaatggtccctgaggtttggttattTTTGTCTCTTTAGtttaaaactcaaacctttttaatctaggtccctgtggttttaattttgttgtcattttcatccaaaatcaaattGAAGACCTAAATTCTTATAGGTTGTAGTTTTGTTTTTGCCAGCTATATTCCAGAAGAGATGAGAACCCCACCTCTTTTAAAAGTCAGTGTCTCACACAATACATTCTTTGATACAAATATTTTTATCCTCTGTTTTAAAGATCAACAATTCTTGCAAACAAGGATGCTTCAAGACCCACAACACCGTCAACAACTGCAGGATATGATGTAAGCTTCTCATTCGGAACATTTATCGCTCTAACATGTTAAATGCTCATATGTCAAATTTAGGGCCACCATTTTTGTATATGTGATTTGTAGATGTGGTTGTAGGAAAAAAAAACTTATGTAAAAAATACTGTGTACCCGGCCGCAACGCGGCGGATACTTTTCTAGTTTtattttaaattctagtgtgagaaacaataaatcttacatttacaacattttcatttactttttaggtttttaggattgaaaaaatgagtgattcatttcgttctgcgtgttctcgcattatttagtgttctgcatagaaccttcccctatatatatatatatatatatatatatatatatatatatatatataacgttCAGTAAACAAACTATACTATTAATAAAAAGAAGCTGATTCATTTCTTAAATTTACATGATAATGAATAAACTTGAATGTAAAACACCAAAAGAAAGAGTAATAATCAGTTGGTTATTGTCAGAAACTGCAACTTGTAAACTACAACAATAAGATGGATTAAACATGCATAATTAACATCATGCATAGATTTACAAAAATATTACAGCCTAAACTGCAAGTTGTAAGATACAATACTACACCATTACCTACCAAACTTATGAACTCATCTCAGAAGAGTGTTTCCCATTAGAAAGATTGGTCTTTGTTTCTGTTCACGCTCTTTCTGAGCAAACATTTCATTCCAATAAGCAAACGGGTCAGCATAAGATCATGTTCCAACCTCACTGGGAAAAAAAGGTAAACCAAAACCAGCAAACTCATTTAGTCAATAGTCACTAATGTTGCaagatatttataaaaaaaaaaaaaaaacttgtggtTTCAATTCTCAGTTTTTACCTGCTTGCCCTCATCCTTCCTCTCGTTGCTTTCTGTTCGGTTAGCAAGTCGTCTAATCACAACATCAAAATACACTTCTTAGATATAGAACAAAACTTCTATAAATAGCTTTTTACGATCCTCAACTTCAGTTAAGAAAATGGTATTTTACAATGTATTATCTTCAATTTCCCCTTCCGGTAAGAGTAAAAATAAAGCTATTGGATGTTACCATTGATGCTAATCGACATACTTCATACGAATAACCGCATTTATAATCCATCAAACTGTAATGAAATTTAAAGTACTAAATTCTACCTCCATTAATATCCTTATCCGAAAAGTACTTTGTTTTCAAATAACCCACAAACCGAGCCGCATACTTCTACAATTTCTCACTTTGCTCCTTGCTATATCCATGTCCCAATTCACACTCAAACACAGAAATACTTAATCAAAACGATTAACATCACAATACACAAACAAAAACAGTTCAACCAACTTAAACTAACCAAATCAATCAACATAATCACAACATTACCAGATCGGAGCATTTAATAAGTCCTTTGAGCCTCGAATCGTTCTTAATATTAATCCGGCGTAACTGAATGCATCTTGACCATGGAACAGAGTCCGGTTCGATAAGATGCTTGATCTTATCACAATAAACATCAACTGCTAACACAGTTTGATTCGTCTCTGACAGCAGTTTCTCACACAAATGCGAGCCGATGAATCCTCCGGTGCCAATCATGCAAATTGTTAACGGATTGAAGGGCAGATCTTCAGCATAAATAAAGAGATGAGAGAAAAAGGAGAGAGAAGTGCCTGATTCATTTGGTAGTGGAACTGAACTCAGAGAGGGGGGggtggtttgaattttgaaaccctatggtttgaattttgaaagatGGGTCTGgatttgagagagagaaagagagggatTGAAAGTACAGATTTGGGCGGGCCTTTGAATTTTAAAATGAGCTCTGGATGGATGATTagtattttaattttaaaaatcagattatattattatattatttagatttatagatttatatatatatatagggttgggttcattttagaactctaaataattacagaactttcagaactcctaataaacaatcattttatatatatttttttgtatttaggatctttttatcatctattatatgtatttttatgattacatacatgttaaaagtagtttacatatgtctaatagccaaattatatatatgtgtaataactaattacatatatgtaaaaaaaactagtttacatatgtgtaattataaatttacacataaaaaatgataaaattactcttaacatgtaggtaattataaaaatacacataataaatgataaaattatcctaaacataaaaatatataaataaaaagattgtttattaggagttatgcgagttctgtaaatatttatggttctgaaatgatccttaccctatatatatatatatatatatatatatatatatatatagggtagggttcatgcgagaaccacctttattgcgagaaccgcgagaaccaatgtgaacatggggcaattttgtaaataacaaAAAACTTTTAAAAAACTCGCTTACCTGATTCCATTTACAATTGGACTTCAGTCATAAATTAAACTACATTTAATAAAAATTTTCACGTCCACTCTCTCCAAAAACTCTGATTAGATCCAGATCTCTCAACATTTCTAAACCTTCAAGCTGAATCTCTCAACAATACTCAACAGTTCGTCCCTAAATCTCTCAACAATACTCAACAGTTCGTCGATTACATCATCGTCTCGAATACATCATCACTTCACCATCATCAGTTCACCATATAGAAGCAGTTCACCATATAGAAGCATCGAAGCATCTGGATTGAGATTTTATATTAGATTTGAGATTTTACCTACAGATAGTCATATAATCGAGGTTAGTTCCCAAAGTTCGTCCAAAGTCAGTCGTATAATATATATTAGGAACATAATCATCGATATCCATTCGTAATTAGGGCAAGGTGATTATAAGCATTGTGGATTTTTAATCTGTTCGTAATTAGGGCAAGGTGATTATAAATATACATGATTTAATGAGTGTGTCATAGTGAATTTGAGCAAATAAAGTTAATAATATCATTCATGTGCATAGTGAATTTGAGAAAATTTGTTTAGGATACGTGTAGATGATTTTGAGTAATTAgtatatgttgttgttgttgttttaggTAAAGCACATGTGCATAGTGAACTTGAGCAGTTTTGTGTAAGATATGTGATTAAATATGATGGTGTTATTGTTTCATgcgatgcacatgtgcatagcaaACATGAACCATTTTGTTTAATATACGCGTTTATGGTTATTTAGTGTAATTAGATAATGTTAATGTTGTTGTTTAAAgtgatgcatatgtgcatattgaATTTGAGCCCAAATTGAAGTTTACATATGGATTGATTTTAAATATCATTATAagaatatgtgatgcacatgtgcatagtgatTCAAAAGTGCATAATGACCATGACATGTGACgcacatgtgcatattgatgAACAAAGTGTATATAGATGCACAAATGCATATCGTTTACGGTGATGAAAAAAGGTGTTTAATGCACATGCTAATAGAAATTGCATGTTTGGATATATTATGTTTCAACTATTATTGTAGGTAAAAAGCTGGAAAAAAACGAAGAAAATAACATTTATGTTGAGATATAATGACGAAGGGGCAACAAAACTGCCGGATGATAAGGAAGGTGAATACAAAAGTGTTAAACGAAAAGCCAAAAAAGGTTGGTTATTAGTCAATGATGCTGTTGGTAGTATATGCACACGTGCATCAAATTGTTACTTTCATTTTGAACGATGTTGTTTGATGTCATGTGCAATTTTTGCAGGAGAAATAAATACAAGGAATAGGACAAGTAAAAAGCACGATGTTGTTTGATTTGTTGAGTGTTAGGGTCTTTTATTGAAGCAAACCTGTTGATAAGGTCcatcatgttaatgcacatgtgcatagcttTACACATATGCATATCTTGTCAGATTAGTTTAATAAGGTCAATCATATTGATGCATATGTGTATAATTACGCACATGTGAATAATTTGCTATAATAGGTTAATAATGTCATGTAGTTTGCCAGAATATGTTAACAATGTCATTTATAATGATGGACATGTGCATAGTTTGACAGAATAGATTGGTTACTAATTAATGTTAAATATGATTGGTCGTAGTAATACGAAATTTGATTTGGTAAGGGTTAGTTTTTTACTGAAGCAAACCTACTGATTAGGTCAGTCATGttactgcacatgtgcatatttatgcacatatgcatattttgTCAGATTAAGTTAATATGAATGTATTACGGCATATGCACAAGTACATTATTActttaaaacataaacattgtACATATTGTATGTAAAATGTttattgcacatgtgcatacatgaaaCAATTGATGTACTATATGTAATGTATGCAGGAAAAATATATTCAAAACTGCTCATGGATTGACAACAAGGACATATTTGATGAATAGGTTGACATCTCGGAAAATGATAGACTAAGAGGCGTTGAAACAGTAGGAGTGTTGGAAGATGCTTAGTAAATGGAAAGACGAGCAGAAGGTGTGAGGTTGTGAACTAATGCAAATGTTATGTGTAGGTAGTTTGTGGACATGGAATACAAAAGATAATGTTTGTTAATATATGATGTATTATGTTGTTTGGTAGAGAAAATTTTGGTACTACACATGTGCAAAGATTGATATAGCATACATATTCGTATTGTTGTATTGTATAATGTATTACAATGGTTATATTTGTTAATTTaggatgtaatatgttgtttagTATAGTATATGCCGGTGATGCATATGTGCAATAATGATTGTTGCTCGGATTATGTGATTCCTTATGATAAGGGTGTTATATATATTGGTTGTTACATAAAAGTTGTGTGATAGTGTGTTAATGTTGGTAATGCACACGTGCATTAgtaaaaaacaataaacatgtTAGTAATGAATATGTGTATATTTTGAAATATTGTATATTTGTTCATATCATATTACGTATGTGGTATCCTATTACGTATGGGGTACCACATTACATATGTTGTGGTACCCTATTACGTATGGGGTATCACATTACATATGTtgatgtatatgtaaaggaaaacGGATTATATGTAGTTAAAATAtccatgtatgcacatgtgcattggtcgaaacaataataatatgtagtgaaacattaaacatgtatgcacatgtgcattgttcgGAACAATAACCATGTGGAGTGTATGTGGTACCCTATTACGTATGGGGTACCACATTACATATGTTGATGCATATGTAAAggaaaacagattatatgcagttAATAtattcatgtatgcacatgtgcattggtcAAACAATAACAATGTGTAATGAAACATTAAACATGtatacacatgtgcattgttcgacaggaaaaaaatgaaaatgtaTTCTAGGCGGGTAATTAAACGCCAAAAATGAATCATCCCACCTCCCAAAAACACCAAAGTAAACTCCATGTGAGCCACCTAATATGAACAAATAAACCGCGCATAATGAAAGTCCAAAACAAATAACATAACCCACCCACGCAAAGTGAATATCATATTCCTAATCCGCACAAAATGCAcagataaaataaataattatttttattaaaacgAAAAAAATTAACCAGCTACAATTTACGccaaaacaaacaaaccaaaTATGTACTTCTGTTTAATTAACATTCAtagtttttcaaaacttgttCAAATACAATACCAAGCTAACTCAATTTCTTTCTTTTATCTTTAAACTAATGTTAAAATAATCTAGCGCTTTGCGGCGGGCAGCGATGAAGTGTATCATCATCATAGACATTATTCGATTACTACTAAACACATACTGCTGCAGATATGTTTCTCTTCGGATATACAATAATACTTAAGACATAAAACATTTAGAGAGAGCCCGCTTAATTGAAGCATCCTAAAGATATTGTGTTCCAATGTCTGATGTCAAAAGTGTTCCTCTAAAACATCTCTGATTGATGCACCTCGAGTCTGGTATCATAAAGCTCAtctaaaaaccataaaaaatagaAAGCCAAAAGAGTAAAAAATTAGCATGAAAAGCATATACTCACACTAGTCGTATTATTATTTAGTACTTGCACTTTAGTACCTACAATGTTAAGGTTTTCATTAACTGTAAAAGGTTCTTtcttaaaaacaaaaaataaacgaATTAATAGTTTTCCATATAACTGAAACTTCTAATTATGGTTCAGTAATAAAAGTGAACCATTCACACACTCGTATTCtctcttttttttaaaaaaaaaaaaagaaaagctcAAAAGATCATAGTGAACTAAAATCGACCTTACCTAATATGCAATGAACGAGGAAAGTGTAGAGAGCTCGGCTGTTGAAACCTCGGGACTTCTTACCAATCTCAAACATTAAGAGAGGAAATGCAAACACGGTCAAACATTATCTACTGTTTTATTATGTTATGTATCTGGCTTGTTTAATATGATATATATGTATACTTTTGTACTTAAAAGGATTAGAAAAAAGAAACAGAATGTTAACAATAGATCACCTCACAGCAGACTCCCATGTCCCTTCAGCCATGTACATGAATGGTGATACTCTGAAATCTGGTTCATCTCTGAGTGTTGAACCCGATTTCATCCATCACATACCTACACAACCGCATACGTGTCAAAATAAAATCACACTTTCCTACTAGGCTACTACTAAGAGTAGTACAGGACATGTTTGATATGCTATTCAAATGGGCACAATGTCGAACACATCAGTGGCATCAGTTTTGTTTATTGGCCCAATTCAAAACACATCATGCCACCGTCACCACTATCTCACACCTATGGTCACCACTTTCAATAGCCTCCAACAGCCCTGGCATGATGTAAAATAATCATGtgaataaaacttaaaaacaaaGTAAACTGTAAAGATACATGTGATTAAAAACATAAACTAAATCAAGCAATAATATAATTAATTCAGATTCAATAATAAAACATACTCACATGAACTAGCCGTGAACAGTGGTTAGTCAACTGAAGTACGTCGATGATGGAGTTATAGTCGGAGTAGTTGTCGTTGTGGTGGTGGGTGTGATGTGTTAACATCGATTAGGTAGCCACGGATGCCGCCGTGAATTGGTAATGGTAACGTGCTACACATGTGCAAAATGTAGATTATTGGTGACGGTTATAGGGTAATGGTAAAGTGTTGCACATGTGCAGGATGGTGTTTTTATACAATAATCAAGTCCGACAATCGAATTGCATCAGCAGTTCTCAGTTCTCAAGCATCAGCAATTCTCTGTAGTTCGTCTTCGTCTCGATTACATCAGTAGTTCGTCTTCGTCATAACAATAACAATACACCATAAATTGTTCGTCATTTGGATTTTACCATCAAATATTTCAAAATTCGTCGTATAATTGAGGTTAGTGCTACAAAATTCGTATTATAATCGATATTGTTGCAGTAAGAACATAATCATAGATCATATATTCTTCATCGATTCGTAATCGAGTATTCCATTCATAATTAGGGCATCACGATCAGAATAATCGAGGAGTGTGGCACGATTAGGGTTACATGAGGAACAATGGTAGGATGAATGGCATGATTAGACTTACAGGAGGAACAATGTATGAGGAGGATCATCAGATGTGAGGATCGACACATGATGAATCAGAAGATGCCATATACCACCATAAACACTGTGCCGACTGCCACCGCCGTGAAATATGTTAACGACGACTACCTCTCTGCCATGAACGCCCCTTCGCCGCCGTGAAACCACCATGGACGCCTCTGCCACTTGTGAAAACTGAGAACTGATGAAGCTCTTAAAACCCTAAAACAGAGAACAGTAACAAAAAAAAAGGAATGTGCGTGCTTTATCATAAACATattataattacaaaaatgccatgtGTTTACACTGGTTcccgcggttctcgcaataaagggtggttcctaacggatccttatcctatatatatatatatatatatatatatatatatatatatatatatatatatatatatatatatatatatatatatatccgaatTATGACATCAACATGGACAATGTGGCATATCTCAGAGGTTGACACGTAAGCATGTCGAAGTCATCTTCTAATCtcgttttatagattatatagatTAGAACTAATAAAATAGTATTGTTATTAGCATATAAGAAGCTCCTAAAATAGTATGTTATCCATACATAAACAAGTACATTAGAATACAAAAAAGGTATACTCGTCCTACGAGAGATAATAATACCTTTTTTACATTACAGCTAGTTGTGTTTGAAAATTTATGTGTAGAGAAAACAAACTTAATAACGATATACTTGGAAAGCACGAAAAGTCATGTCATTGTAAAAAAAATAGGGTAAGAAAaatgaataaaagaaatttaaaagtaGTGTTATAAATGCCTTTGTAACAACGTAGGTTAAGAAAAATGAAcgaaagaaaataaaattaaaataaaagtaatgttataaataaaaataattaaaatctaaGTCATTAAACacaattaataaataaagttTATGTCATTAAAACGGAATAATTAATATATAAGTATTTAACACttttttaaatgcaaaacaatgtAAGCTAAAGGGACAAAATTGTAAATGGCTACTTGTTTATGCATCAAGATTTGTAAC is from Helianthus annuus cultivar XRQ/B chromosome 9, HanXRQr2.0-SUNRISE, whole genome shotgun sequence and encodes:
- the LOC110878078 gene encoding uncharacterized protein LOC110878078 isoform X2 — translated: MNGIEVLEAQEALSESGRVDVEVVLGGTTFLTLPICLIRRVVPLDGRFEHVVLFCTSTPDHAIIWIDREVKRALDINNSCKQGCFKTHNTVNNCRI
- the LOC110878078 gene encoding uncharacterized protein LOC110878078 isoform X1 gives rise to the protein MNGIEVLEAQEALSESGRVDVEVVLGGTTFLTLPICLIRRVVPLDGRFEHVVLFCTSTPDHAIIWIDREVKRALDLYSRRDENPTSFKRCFKTHNTVNNCRI